The following are from one region of the Corylus avellana chromosome ca1, CavTom2PMs-1.0 genome:
- the LOC132167307 gene encoding uncharacterized protein LOC132167307 has translation MLMEKKVLDYVLVPSGLFVMVTYHLWLLYRILKHPNRTVIGINAVNRRFWVRAMMEDVSKTGVLAVQTLRNNIMASTLLASTAIMLSSVIAVLMTSGSWDKSALLVLGDTSQLGFSIKFFSILVCFLVAFMFNVQSIRCYSHASILINVPFKKMSSDHHYRHLSAEYVASMVNRGSYFWSVGLRAFYFSFPLFLWIFGPIPMFLSCLVLVFLLHFLDATLESGWAAAVSDVDLHNDYELGAGEP, from the exons ATGCTAATGGAGAAAAAAGTTCTTGATTACGTTTTAGTCCCTTCGGGCCTTTTTGTGATGGTGACGTACCACCTATGGCTTCTCTATCGAATCCTGAAGCACCCCAACAGGACTGTCATCGGCATCAATGCCGTCAATCGCCGGTTCTGGGTCCGGGCTATGATGGAG GACGTGTCGAAGACTGGCGTTCTGGCTGTGCAGACACTTCGAAACAATATAATGGCATCGACCCTTTTGGCTTCCACGGCTATAATGCTTAGCTCTGTAATTGCCGTCTTGATGACGAGCGGCAGCTGGGACAAATCGGCACTTCTTGTGTTGGGAGACACAAGCCAGCTCGGCTTCTCCATAAAATTCTTCTCCATATTGGTTTGCTTCTTGGTTGCTTTCATGTTTAATGTGCAGTCTATAAGGTGCTACAGCCATGCAAGCATCCTCATCAACGTGCCCTTCAAGAAGATGTCATCGGATCACCATTACCGACATCTCTCAGCAGAGTATGTTGCCAGCATGGTGAACAGGGGAAGCTATTTCTGGTCTGTAGGCCTGCGTGCCTTCTacttttctttccctctcttctTGTGGATCTTTGGGCCCATCCCCATGTTCTTGTCCTGCTTAGTCCTCGTTTTCTTGCTCCATTTCCTCGATGCCACATTAGAATCTGGCTGGGCTGCTGCTGTTTCTGATGTTGACCTCCACAATGACTACGAGCTTGGGGCAGGAGAACCTTGA
- the LOC132162918 gene encoding probable ribonuclease P/MRP protein subunit POP5: MVGFKNRYMVVEVFLDPNRDLVGDDPIIITQFNVSKAIKDSILVNFGECGLASSLGSFQVKYVNPITKVCIIRASREEYQKVWSSITMVRSIGNCPVLFNLLDLSGSIKACKNAALKCDELKFEQYKLIVGARLSADATQQMQNCLDKIKVLEH; the protein is encoded by the exons ATGGTGGGATTCAAGAACAGGTACATGGTTGTGGAAGTTTTCTTGGATCCCAATAGAGACCTTGTGGGAGACGATCCCATTATCATAACCCAATTCAATGTCTCAAAGGCAATCAAAGACAGCATTCTTGTGAACTTTGGAGAGTGTGGTCTTGCTTCGTCGCTTGGGTCGTTCCAAG TAAAGTATGTGAATCCCATTACGAAGGTTTGCATTATTAGAGCCTCAAGGGAGGAGTACCAAAAGGTTTGGTCTTCGATTACCATGGTTAGGAGTATTGGAAATTGCCCTGTGCTATTCAACTTATTGGACCTAAGTG GAAGCATAAAGGCTTGTAAAAACGCAGCCTTGAAGTGCGATGAGCTGAAATTTGAACAGTACAAACTTATAGTTGGGGCTCGTCTCTCAGCTGATGCTACTCAGCAGATGCAAAACTGTCTTGATAAGATCAAAGTTTTGGAGCACTAA